The following coding sequences are from one Chaetodon trifascialis isolate fChaTrf1 chromosome 24, fChaTrf1.hap1, whole genome shotgun sequence window:
- the zdbf2 gene encoding DBF4-type zinc finger-containing protein 2 isoform X1 → MSDSSDEGENSNTITVSHILHFIHHADYTVCVCVCVCVCVCVCVCVCVCVSDDQRKVESTSRMWAESQPGPSRCQPSRQGYCGYCRVLYSNLDQHLSSLRHLDSVRASSRGSSTTSSASSSRTKLTLLERFLLDVQQHHPHRYKDPRPSHADLPSVFAPPSPREELDELCYSDNDSRSLGTRERLPSSDDASCQMANQQRDDPTHSQSGITKGAIQEMDAPIREQEEEGTVATGATSSSHAQTQPPRMEATPPVHRKAHRKTNRRKTSDSSSSPPHMCPDLSSRPLSELRPGLCPDSGPRVPAELRPGPCPDSGPRAPAELRPGPCPDSGPRAPAELRPWLSWQRERREAQKEEAFSSDHTDPVDQTIEEVIQMCCYGFSSTTCQQEETESFHFSLPLSMETQSDDWDSPVQVVLQRGRTLSDTPPSQAPVQVSKIVEQDLSHLMDVQVDLEDQVYSHQLDSALHSKQQAGGGARPLGGFLTLPIEEVLPAPAHIPESFRGKTWAQIEQEDEEKVDNLVQQFRQQRFICYFDSESLARYGRRSQNKKERDENKGVEPESGVLPLLDCDEDDSAYVTRRRRRKRRAFRVASRCQVVKVSHSTQTVRLVVPAVRLADTQAPPISVPAANQDAAERTPDAQTWHYLPPSYSNIITPLQTRTSLVYLLCSPSGPAPTYTPAPSSAPKRCRKKRRPLDLQGLKVKYKRLPVRFYDPSNNRILKNPPKGFLWRRGSSLPPPCVRQLFRSLSPDLNTDRPPGEGAAGSSRVKGQRSSDTAFSHASSFLLSTLSRDSQSDKKDTVRRRGRTSQAPPPSPHSKAERGRGGRREKTRPPPSKRRTRAQAMPPQPRREGLRRTGPGRKVPGSTGPPQPPSPRRGRARRGRGCERTRR, encoded by the exons atgtcAGACTCCTCCGATGAAGGTGAAAACTCAAACACCATCACAGTctcacatattttacatttcattcacCACGCTgattatactgtgtgtgtgtgtgtgtgtgtgtgtgtgtgtgtgtgtgtgtgtgtgtgtgtgtgtgtgtgtgtctcagatgACCAGAGGAAGGTTGAATCCACGAGCAG GATGTGGGCGGAGTCTCAGCCGGGTCCGTCCAGGTGTCAGCCCAGCAGGCAGGGTTACTGTGGATACTGCAGAGTCCTCTACAGCAACCTGGACCAG CACCTGTCCAGTCTCAGACACCTGGATTCTGTCCGGGCGTCCTCCCGAGGCTCCAGCACCACCTCCtccgccagcagcagcagaaccaaACTGACCCTGCTGGAGCGCTTCCTGTTGGACGTCCAGCAGCACCACCCGCACCGCTACAAGGACCCCAG GCCGTCTCACGCTGACCTCCCGTCCGTCTTCGCCCCTCCATCGCCGCGGGAGGAGCTTGATGAACTCTGTTACTCCGACAACGACAGCCGGTCGCTGGGCACCCGTGAGCGCCTACCTAGCTCTGACGACGCCTCCTGTCAGATGGCCAATCAGCAGAGAGATGACCCCACACACAGCCAATCCGGAATCACAAAGGGGGCTATTCAGGAGATGGAtgcaccaatcagagagcaggaggaagaaggaacTGTTGCCACAGGGGCGACGAGCTCGTCACACGCACAGACCCAGCCTCCACGCATGGAGGCCACGCCCCCTGTCCACAGGAAGGCCCACAGGAAGACGAACAGGAGGAAAACCAGCGACTCCTCGTCCTCGCCGCCCCACATGTGTCCAGACCTCAGCTCCAGGCCcctctcagagctgaggccGGGCCTCTGTCCAGACTCCGGCCCCCGGgtccctgcagagctgaggcCGGGCCCCTGTCCAGACTCCGGCCCCCGGGCCCCTGCAGAGCTGAGGCCGGGCCCCTGTCCAGACTCCGGCCCCCGGGCCCCTGCAGAGCTGAGGCCCTGGCTGAgctggcagagggagaggagggaggctcAGAAAGAGGAGGCCTTCTCCTCGGACCACACCGACCCCGTGGACCAGACCATCGAGGAG GTGATCCAGATGTGCTGTTATGGCTTCAGTTCCACTACCTGCCagcaggaggagacggagagcTTCCACTTCAGCCTTCCCCTCTCCATGGAAACACAAAGTGATGACTGGGACTCACCTGTACAG GTGGTTTTACAGCGAGGACGAACACTCAGCGACACGCCGCCCTCACAAGCACCTGTCCAGGTGAGCAAGATAGTCGAGCAGGACCTCAGCCATCTGATGGACGTTCAGGTGGACCTGGAGGACCAGGTGTACTCGCACCAGCTTGACTCCGCCCTGCACAGCAAGCAGCAAGCGGGGGGCGGGGCCAGGCCGCTCGGGGGCTTCTTGACTCTGCCGATAGAGGAGGTCCTGCCGGCGCCGGCACATATCCCAGAGTCCTTCAGGGGGAAGACCTGGGCCCAGATTGAacaggaggacgaggagaagGTGGACAACTTGGTCCAGCagttcagacagcagagattCATCTGCTACTTCGACAGCGAGTCTCTGGCCAG GTACGGCAGGAGGAGCCAAAACAAGAAGGAGCGTGACGAAAATAAGGGGGTGGAGCCAGAGAGCGGCGTCCTGCCCTTATTGGACTGTGATGAAGATGACTCGGCATATGtcacgaggaggaggaggagaaagaggcgGGCCTTCAGAGTGGCGTCCAGGTGTCAG GTGGTCAAAGTCAGTCACAGCACTCAGACTGTCCGACTGGTCGTCCCGGCTGTCCGTCTGGCGGATACGCAAGCCCCTCCCATCAGTgtccctgcagccaatcaggatgCAGCAGAGAGGACTCCTGATGCACAGACGTGGCACTACCTTCCTCCGTCGTACTCAAACATCATCACACCTCTGCAGACTCGCACCTCTCTGGTCTACCTGCTCTGCTCCCCCTCAGGCCCCGCCCCCACCTACACACCTGCACCCAGCTCTGCCCCCAAACGCTGCAGGAAGAAGAGGCGTCCGCTGGATCTGCAGGGGTTAAAGGTCAAATATAAACGACTTCCTGTCCGGTTCTACGACCCCAGCAACAATCGCATCCTGAAGAATCCCCCCAAAGGCTTCCTGTGGCGCCGCGGCTCCAGCCTGCCGCCGCCCTGCGTCCGTCAGCTGTTCAGAAGTCTGAGTCCAGACCTGAACACAGACAGGCCGCCGGGGGAAGGGGCAGCAGGGTCCtccagggtcaaaggtcagaggtcatcagaCACCGCCTTCAGCCACGCCAGCAGTTTCCTCCTGAGCACGCTCAGCAGGGACTCACAGTCTGACAAAAAAGACACAGTCAGGAGGCGGGGCAGGACGTCCCAAGCCCCGCCCCCTTCACCTCACAGCAaggcagagagggggaggggggggaggagggagaagacaCGTCCCCCACCTTCCAAGAGAAGAACCAGGGCTCAGGCCATGCCCCCGCAACCCAGGAGAGAAGGCCTGCGACGCACAGGACCCGGCAGGAAAGTCCCCGGCTCAACAGGCCCGCCTCAGCCTCCCTCACCCCGCCGGGGGAGGGCCCGGAGGGGGCGGGGCTGCGAGAGGACTCGAAGGTAG
- the arl11 gene encoding ADP-ribosylation factor-like protein 11 isoform X1, with the protein MGQARSSTSPQVILMGLDLAGKSTLLARLLTGQVMETSPTIGFNVGTLDLDKKTSLTVWDVGGQKSMRPNWRYYLDDCKALVFVVDSSDPTRMPEAQKALKKVLGDEKLRGIPLMVLANKKDMPNSMTIREISNQLDLPSYADRLWEIQACSALKGLGLQQAFVSVNKLIKKS; encoded by the exons ATGGGTCAAGCTCGCAGCTCCACCTCTCCACAG GTGATCCTGATGGGTTTGGACTTGGCCGGAAAGTCGACTCTGCTGGCCAGACTGCTGACAGGACAG GTGATGGAAACGTCACCAACCATCGGATTCAACGTGGGAACGTTGGACCTGGACaagaagacatctctgactgTGTGGGACGTCGGTGGACAGAAGAGCATGAGACCCAATTGGAG GTATTACCTGGATGACTGTAAAGCGTTGGTTTTTGTGGTGGACAGCAGTGACCCAACCCGGATGCCAGAGGCCCAGAAGGCCCTGAAGAAGGTCCTGGGTGATGAGAAGTTACGAGGAATTCCTCTGATGGTTCTGGCCAACAAGAAGGACATGCCAAACTCCATGACTATACGAGAG ATCTCCAACCAGCTGGATCTGCCCAGTTATGCCGACCGGCTGTGGGAGATACAGGCCTGCAGTGCTCTGAAGGGACTCGGCCTCCAACAGGCCTTCGTGTCCGTCAACAAACTCATCAagaagagctga
- the eef1b2 gene encoding elongation factor 1-beta has protein sequence MGFGDLKSASGLKVLNDFLLDRSYIEGYVPSQADVAVFEAISSPPSADLCHALRWYNHIKSYQSQKNSLPGVKKPLGQYGPAGVADTTSGSAPASKDDEDDDDIDLFGSDDEEDAEAARLKEERLAEYAAKKAKKPTLIAKSSILLDVKPWDDETDMAKLEECVRSIQMDGLVWGQSKLVPVGYGIKKLQIGCVVEDDKVGTDLLEEHITAFEDFVQSMDVAAFNKI, from the exons atggGCTTCGGTGACCTGAAATCAGCCTCCGGCCTCAAAGTGCTGAATGACTTCCTGTTGGATCGCAGCTACATCGAGGG GTACGTCCCGTCTCAGGCTGATGTGGCCGTCTTTGAGGCGATCTCGTCCCCTCCCTCAGCCGACCTGTGTCACGCCCTCCGCTGGTACAACCACATCAAGTCTTACCAGAGCCAGaagaacag TCTTCCAGGTGTGAAGAAGCCTCTGGGTCAGTACGGCCCTGCAGGTGTGGCTGACACCACCTCTGGCTCCGCTCCTGCCTCAAAGGACGACGAAGACGACGATGACATCGACCTGTTCGGCTCCGACGACGAG GAAGACGCAGAGGCAGCCAGGCTGAAGGAGGAGCGTCTGGCAGAATACGCCGCCAAGAAGGCCAAGA aGCCCACCCTCATCGCGAAGTCTTCGATCCTATTGGACGTCAAGCCCTGGGACGACGAGACGGACATGGCCAAGCTGGAGGAGTGTGTTCGCAGCATTCAGATGGACGGGCTGGTCTGGGGACAGT CCAAACTGGTCCCGGTGGGTTACGGCATCAAGAAGCTGCAGATCGGCTGCGTGGTTGAAGACGACAAG GTGGGCACAGACCTCCTGGAGGAACACATCACGGCCTTCGAGGACTTCGTTCAGTCGATGGATGTCGCTGCTTTCAACAagatctga
- the zdbf2 gene encoding DBF4-type zinc finger-containing protein 2 isoform X2: MSDSSDEDDQRKVESTSRMWAESQPGPSRCQPSRQGYCGYCRVLYSNLDQHLSSLRHLDSVRASSRGSSTTSSASSSRTKLTLLERFLLDVQQHHPHRYKDPRPSHADLPSVFAPPSPREELDELCYSDNDSRSLGTRERLPSSDDASCQMANQQRDDPTHSQSGITKGAIQEMDAPIREQEEEGTVATGATSSSHAQTQPPRMEATPPVHRKAHRKTNRRKTSDSSSSPPHMCPDLSSRPLSELRPGLCPDSGPRVPAELRPGPCPDSGPRAPAELRPGPCPDSGPRAPAELRPWLSWQRERREAQKEEAFSSDHTDPVDQTIEEVIQMCCYGFSSTTCQQEETESFHFSLPLSMETQSDDWDSPVQVVLQRGRTLSDTPPSQAPVQVSKIVEQDLSHLMDVQVDLEDQVYSHQLDSALHSKQQAGGGARPLGGFLTLPIEEVLPAPAHIPESFRGKTWAQIEQEDEEKVDNLVQQFRQQRFICYFDSESLARYGRRSQNKKERDENKGVEPESGVLPLLDCDEDDSAYVTRRRRRKRRAFRVASRCQVVKVSHSTQTVRLVVPAVRLADTQAPPISVPAANQDAAERTPDAQTWHYLPPSYSNIITPLQTRTSLVYLLCSPSGPAPTYTPAPSSAPKRCRKKRRPLDLQGLKVKYKRLPVRFYDPSNNRILKNPPKGFLWRRGSSLPPPCVRQLFRSLSPDLNTDRPPGEGAAGSSRVKGQRSSDTAFSHASSFLLSTLSRDSQSDKKDTVRRRGRTSQAPPPSPHSKAERGRGGRREKTRPPPSKRRTRAQAMPPQPRREGLRRTGPGRKVPGSTGPPQPPSPRRGRARRGRGCERTRR; the protein is encoded by the exons atgtcAGACTCCTCCGATGAAG atgACCAGAGGAAGGTTGAATCCACGAGCAG GATGTGGGCGGAGTCTCAGCCGGGTCCGTCCAGGTGTCAGCCCAGCAGGCAGGGTTACTGTGGATACTGCAGAGTCCTCTACAGCAACCTGGACCAG CACCTGTCCAGTCTCAGACACCTGGATTCTGTCCGGGCGTCCTCCCGAGGCTCCAGCACCACCTCCtccgccagcagcagcagaaccaaACTGACCCTGCTGGAGCGCTTCCTGTTGGACGTCCAGCAGCACCACCCGCACCGCTACAAGGACCCCAG GCCGTCTCACGCTGACCTCCCGTCCGTCTTCGCCCCTCCATCGCCGCGGGAGGAGCTTGATGAACTCTGTTACTCCGACAACGACAGCCGGTCGCTGGGCACCCGTGAGCGCCTACCTAGCTCTGACGACGCCTCCTGTCAGATGGCCAATCAGCAGAGAGATGACCCCACACACAGCCAATCCGGAATCACAAAGGGGGCTATTCAGGAGATGGAtgcaccaatcagagagcaggaggaagaaggaacTGTTGCCACAGGGGCGACGAGCTCGTCACACGCACAGACCCAGCCTCCACGCATGGAGGCCACGCCCCCTGTCCACAGGAAGGCCCACAGGAAGACGAACAGGAGGAAAACCAGCGACTCCTCGTCCTCGCCGCCCCACATGTGTCCAGACCTCAGCTCCAGGCCcctctcagagctgaggccGGGCCTCTGTCCAGACTCCGGCCCCCGGgtccctgcagagctgaggcCGGGCCCCTGTCCAGACTCCGGCCCCCGGGCCCCTGCAGAGCTGAGGCCGGGCCCCTGTCCAGACTCCGGCCCCCGGGCCCCTGCAGAGCTGAGGCCCTGGCTGAgctggcagagggagaggagggaggctcAGAAAGAGGAGGCCTTCTCCTCGGACCACACCGACCCCGTGGACCAGACCATCGAGGAG GTGATCCAGATGTGCTGTTATGGCTTCAGTTCCACTACCTGCCagcaggaggagacggagagcTTCCACTTCAGCCTTCCCCTCTCCATGGAAACACAAAGTGATGACTGGGACTCACCTGTACAG GTGGTTTTACAGCGAGGACGAACACTCAGCGACACGCCGCCCTCACAAGCACCTGTCCAGGTGAGCAAGATAGTCGAGCAGGACCTCAGCCATCTGATGGACGTTCAGGTGGACCTGGAGGACCAGGTGTACTCGCACCAGCTTGACTCCGCCCTGCACAGCAAGCAGCAAGCGGGGGGCGGGGCCAGGCCGCTCGGGGGCTTCTTGACTCTGCCGATAGAGGAGGTCCTGCCGGCGCCGGCACATATCCCAGAGTCCTTCAGGGGGAAGACCTGGGCCCAGATTGAacaggaggacgaggagaagGTGGACAACTTGGTCCAGCagttcagacagcagagattCATCTGCTACTTCGACAGCGAGTCTCTGGCCAG GTACGGCAGGAGGAGCCAAAACAAGAAGGAGCGTGACGAAAATAAGGGGGTGGAGCCAGAGAGCGGCGTCCTGCCCTTATTGGACTGTGATGAAGATGACTCGGCATATGtcacgaggaggaggaggagaaagaggcgGGCCTTCAGAGTGGCGTCCAGGTGTCAG GTGGTCAAAGTCAGTCACAGCACTCAGACTGTCCGACTGGTCGTCCCGGCTGTCCGTCTGGCGGATACGCAAGCCCCTCCCATCAGTgtccctgcagccaatcaggatgCAGCAGAGAGGACTCCTGATGCACAGACGTGGCACTACCTTCCTCCGTCGTACTCAAACATCATCACACCTCTGCAGACTCGCACCTCTCTGGTCTACCTGCTCTGCTCCCCCTCAGGCCCCGCCCCCACCTACACACCTGCACCCAGCTCTGCCCCCAAACGCTGCAGGAAGAAGAGGCGTCCGCTGGATCTGCAGGGGTTAAAGGTCAAATATAAACGACTTCCTGTCCGGTTCTACGACCCCAGCAACAATCGCATCCTGAAGAATCCCCCCAAAGGCTTCCTGTGGCGCCGCGGCTCCAGCCTGCCGCCGCCCTGCGTCCGTCAGCTGTTCAGAAGTCTGAGTCCAGACCTGAACACAGACAGGCCGCCGGGGGAAGGGGCAGCAGGGTCCtccagggtcaaaggtcagaggtcatcagaCACCGCCTTCAGCCACGCCAGCAGTTTCCTCCTGAGCACGCTCAGCAGGGACTCACAGTCTGACAAAAAAGACACAGTCAGGAGGCGGGGCAGGACGTCCCAAGCCCCGCCCCCTTCACCTCACAGCAaggcagagagggggaggggggggaggagggagaagacaCGTCCCCCACCTTCCAAGAGAAGAACCAGGGCTCAGGCCATGCCCCCGCAACCCAGGAGAGAAGGCCTGCGACGCACAGGACCCGGCAGGAAAGTCCCCGGCTCAACAGGCCCGCCTCAGCCTCCCTCACCCCGCCGGGGGAGGGCCCGGAGGGGGCGGGGCTGCGAGAGGACTCGAAGGTAG
- the arl11 gene encoding ADP-ribosylation factor-like protein 11 isoform X2, with the protein MGLDLAGKSTLLARLLTGQVMETSPTIGFNVGTLDLDKKTSLTVWDVGGQKSMRPNWRYYLDDCKALVFVVDSSDPTRMPEAQKALKKVLGDEKLRGIPLMVLANKKDMPNSMTIREISNQLDLPSYADRLWEIQACSALKGLGLQQAFVSVNKLIKKS; encoded by the exons ATGGGTTTGGACTTGGCCGGAAAGTCGACTCTGCTGGCCAGACTGCTGACAGGACAG GTGATGGAAACGTCACCAACCATCGGATTCAACGTGGGAACGTTGGACCTGGACaagaagacatctctgactgTGTGGGACGTCGGTGGACAGAAGAGCATGAGACCCAATTGGAG GTATTACCTGGATGACTGTAAAGCGTTGGTTTTTGTGGTGGACAGCAGTGACCCAACCCGGATGCCAGAGGCCCAGAAGGCCCTGAAGAAGGTCCTGGGTGATGAGAAGTTACGAGGAATTCCTCTGATGGTTCTGGCCAACAAGAAGGACATGCCAAACTCCATGACTATACGAGAG ATCTCCAACCAGCTGGATCTGCCCAGTTATGCCGACCGGCTGTGGGAGATACAGGCCTGCAGTGCTCTGAAGGGACTCGGCCTCCAACAGGCCTTCGTGTCCGTCAACAAACTCATCAagaagagctga